A single Actinomadura algeriensis DNA region contains:
- a CDS encoding sigma-70 family RNA polymerase sigma factor: protein MPADSVPADRTPADRVPTKGPAATGTAVDDREFLDQADPYRRELLAHCYRMLGSIHDAEDLVQETYLRAWKSYERFEGRSSLRTWLYRIATNACLTAIDQRGNRPMPSGLGAPSDEPERPVVASPEVPWLEPAPDTVVAADAADPAAIVAARESTRLAFVAALQHLPAKQRVVLLLRDVLKWRAAEVAELLGTSTAAVNSALQRARERLEQDGPARDELVEPADPSVRELLDRYAKAFEDADITALLELFKQDAVWEMPPFPEWFTGADVIVRLVIAQCGPEPGELRMVPAAANGQPAFGLYRRDEDGVHRPYHLQVLSITADGVAHVSAFFDTSLFPLFGLPESA from the coding sequence ATGCCAGCCGACTCCGTACCAGCCGACCGCACGCCGGCCGACCGCGTGCCGACGAAGGGTCCCGCGGCCACCGGCACCGCCGTGGACGATCGCGAGTTCCTCGACCAGGCCGACCCGTACCGGCGCGAACTCCTCGCGCACTGCTACCGGATGCTCGGGTCCATCCACGACGCCGAAGACCTCGTGCAGGAGACGTACCTGCGCGCCTGGAAGTCCTACGAGCGGTTCGAGGGCCGGTCCTCGCTGCGGACGTGGCTGTACCGCATCGCCACGAACGCGTGCCTCACCGCGATCGACCAGCGCGGCAACCGGCCCATGCCGTCCGGGCTCGGCGCGCCGAGCGACGAACCCGAACGTCCCGTCGTGGCGTCCCCCGAGGTGCCGTGGCTGGAACCCGCCCCCGACACCGTCGTCGCCGCGGACGCCGCCGACCCGGCCGCCATCGTCGCCGCCCGGGAGAGCACCCGGCTCGCGTTCGTCGCCGCGCTGCAGCACCTGCCCGCCAAGCAGCGGGTCGTGCTGCTCCTGCGGGACGTGCTGAAGTGGCGGGCCGCCGAGGTCGCCGAGCTGCTCGGCACCAGCACCGCCGCCGTCAACAGCGCCCTGCAGCGCGCCCGGGAACGGCTGGAGCAGGACGGTCCCGCCCGCGACGAGCTCGTCGAGCCCGCCGACCCGTCCGTCCGCGAGCTCCTCGACCGCTACGCCAAGGCGTTCGAGGACGCCGACATCACGGCGCTCCTCGAACTGTTCAAGCAGGACGCCGTCTGGGAGATGCCGCCGTTCCCCGAGTGGTTCACCGGCGCCGACGTCATCGTGCGGCTCGTCATCGCGCAGTGCGGCCCCGAGCCGGGGGAGCTGCGCATGGTCCCGGCCGCCGCGAACGGCCAGCCCGCGTTCGGCCTCTACCGCCGGGACGAGGACGGGGTGCACCGGCCGTACCACCTGCAGGTCCTCTCGATCACGGCCGACGGCGTCGCGCATGTCTCCGCGTTCTTCGACACGTCCCTGTTCCCGCTGTTCGGCCTCCCGGAAAGT